A portion of the Adhaeribacter radiodurans genome contains these proteins:
- a CDS encoding DUF3320 domain-containing protein, giving the protein MTAASQVNARLEASRRDLLDLSLRNPLLHYRPLQAKGVEIVNEVPAEVYRLLVLEGKAMTFLSMDSKTANSLLNTQQNTPENEKIPSASIAITPAQTDNKLQTRETIPKLENRLLQTYHAARLFVEEQGVNILYLALGALTWYEAGNTEDPRQAPLLLIPVELTRSSARERFQLRYTGGEVGENLSLIAKMKADFGLQIPELPDTEEVDVTAYFDEVWKEIVGRKGWLINSSAIALGFFSFGKFMMYNDLDAANWSEEAGPAQHPLLQALLHEDGFQEPDPLISDEDHLDPHLNPAEVRQVVDADSSQTLAILDVNQGRNLVIQGPPGTGKSQTITNLISEAIGKGKTVLFVAEKMAALEVVKRRLDKVGLGEACLELHSHKTNKKEVTKELARTLDLGKPKVKEQESELNLLIQLRERLNNYCEAVNQPIAQSDLTTYHVYGELLQLRQQYPQVDLPRFALPTLLNWSRDEFRRRDALVQELQARLKQLGEPINLLFWGSQRQQLLPADENQLTRALEAGRQSITTLQPKAQQLALIVMLPLPINSSETVALVTLVNRLLQSPDYAGVAVKTNNWLQQQADLEQLLTAGKAFATIQTQFQDKLLPEAWTATTEALEIRENIIAYGEKWWNFLSGAYRRSKKKLAGLSKTILPDNTNEQLKLVDAILEANRQQKIIQQHQELGQATFGKQWRGERSDWLHLTKIKNWLTEIHQDVANQLIPQTVLEFLASEPNLPSLQLTAQQIEQNLLNYRTRLAEVKQLLLLDEVLRFGQDNYFREQSFTEQLGLLQQWQSHLPELHQIVGWNNLTVRLQQEGLQEITNRATSWPEAARYLYPAFQQTWLEALLEKAYTERPALQQFQRAGHEEVIQKFNQLDTLMLAYNRAKLAMAHWQHLPLHQAGGQLGILRREFEKKARHLPIRQLMTKAGNAIQAIKPVFMMGPLSIANFLPPECLQFDLVIFDEASQVKPVDAFGAILRAKQVVVVGDSKQMPPTSFFDSLVNEEEADEENITTDVESILGLFAAQGAPQRMLRWHYRSRHESLIAVSNQEFYENRLVIFPSPDAARKEIGLLYHHLPHTFYHRGKTRTNPQEAETVAQAIMQHARTHPELTLGVAAFSMSQMQAIINQLEILRKADPATEAYFQAHPNEPFFVKNLENVQGDERDVIFISTGYGRTADGNLTMNFGPLNSTGGERRLNVLITRARLRCEIFTNLLPDDIDLNRTPSRGVQAFKTFLTYAKNGHLLHENSNALPSETDNLPFEQVIYDALTQQGYQLKPKVGSAGFYVDFAVVDPQQPGRYVLGIECDGATYYSARSARDRDRLRQSVLASLGWNLYHVWSTDWFRNPEAELKRLISAIEQALNNTPSKGTVNKSNQEEPIITRQAVTNQEQTTGLPLYQVATVPVKLVNPELAEVPTTKLADWIWQIVQVESPVHITEVTRRLAEASALTKVGPRVKTAVEQAIDFGILQGVFRREKDFLWLPTMAHPPLRDRSQLPASSRNIDFIPAAEIKLIIQKVVTQSYGLATEEVAPTVAKLMGFLRVTDDIREQIEVLVEELLQAGILAQQEDHIVKARP; this is encoded by the coding sequence ATGACTGCCGCATCCCAGGTAAATGCCCGCCTAGAAGCTTCGCGCCGCGATTTGCTCGATTTAAGTTTACGTAATCCGCTCCTCCATTATCGGCCTTTGCAAGCCAAAGGGGTAGAAATAGTAAATGAAGTACCCGCCGAGGTGTACCGATTACTTGTGCTGGAAGGCAAAGCCATGACCTTTCTGTCCATGGACAGCAAAACGGCGAACAGCCTCCTGAATACCCAACAAAATACTCCGGAAAATGAGAAAATACCCAGTGCGTCAATAGCTATAACGCCGGCCCAAACCGACAATAAACTGCAAACCCGCGAAACAATACCTAAACTGGAAAACCGCTTATTGCAGACGTATCATGCGGCCAGGCTTTTTGTGGAAGAACAAGGCGTCAATATTCTGTACCTGGCATTGGGCGCGCTAACCTGGTACGAAGCTGGTAATACCGAGGACCCGCGTCAAGCACCATTGCTGTTAATACCTGTAGAATTAACGCGTTCCTCGGCGCGGGAGCGGTTTCAGTTGCGGTACACCGGCGGTGAAGTAGGCGAAAATTTATCTTTAATTGCTAAAATGAAAGCCGACTTTGGCTTGCAGATTCCGGAACTGCCCGATACCGAAGAAGTAGATGTAACCGCTTACTTTGATGAAGTCTGGAAGGAAATTGTGGGGCGGAAAGGTTGGCTGATTAATTCTTCGGCCATTGCGTTGGGCTTTTTCTCTTTCGGGAAGTTTATGATGTACAACGACCTGGATGCCGCTAACTGGTCCGAAGAAGCAGGTCCCGCGCAGCACCCGTTGCTGCAAGCTTTGCTGCACGAAGATGGCTTTCAGGAGCCAGATCCACTTATTTCCGACGAAGATCACCTCGATCCACATTTAAATCCCGCCGAAGTGCGCCAGGTAGTAGACGCCGATTCATCGCAAACGCTGGCCATTCTGGACGTAAACCAAGGTCGTAATTTAGTAATTCAGGGACCGCCCGGTACCGGAAAATCGCAAACCATAACCAATTTAATTTCAGAAGCGATTGGTAAAGGAAAAACCGTGTTGTTTGTGGCCGAAAAAATGGCGGCTCTGGAAGTAGTAAAACGGCGGCTGGATAAAGTTGGCCTAGGCGAAGCTTGTTTGGAACTGCACAGCCACAAAACGAACAAAAAAGAAGTAACCAAAGAACTCGCCCGCACCCTGGACTTAGGCAAACCCAAAGTAAAAGAACAGGAAAGCGAACTAAATTTGCTAATTCAACTGCGTGAACGCCTGAACAACTATTGCGAAGCCGTAAACCAGCCCATTGCCCAAAGCGATTTAACTACTTACCATGTTTACGGCGAACTTTTGCAATTGCGGCAACAGTACCCACAAGTAGATTTGCCCCGTTTTGCTTTGCCTACCCTGCTTAACTGGTCGCGCGATGAATTTCGCCGCCGCGATGCGCTGGTGCAAGAATTACAAGCTCGCCTAAAACAACTAGGCGAACCTATAAATTTACTATTTTGGGGCAGCCAACGTCAGCAATTATTGCCCGCCGATGAAAACCAATTAACGCGAGCTTTAGAGGCTGGCCGTCAATCCATAACTACCCTGCAACCAAAGGCGCAACAATTAGCCCTTATTGTTATGTTACCGCTCCCAATTAACTCTTCGGAAACAGTGGCGTTGGTTACTTTAGTAAATCGTTTGCTCCAAAGTCCGGATTATGCGGGAGTAGCGGTAAAAACAAATAATTGGCTGCAACAACAAGCCGACTTAGAGCAGTTGCTAACTGCGGGTAAAGCCTTTGCCACTATCCAGACCCAGTTTCAGGATAAGCTGCTGCCCGAAGCCTGGACAGCTACCACCGAAGCTTTAGAAATCCGGGAAAATATAATTGCTTATGGTGAAAAATGGTGGAATTTTTTGTCAGGAGCTTACCGACGAAGCAAGAAAAAACTGGCCGGTTTAAGTAAAACCATTCTGCCGGATAATACCAATGAGCAATTAAAATTAGTAGATGCCATCCTGGAAGCGAACCGACAGCAGAAAATTATCCAGCAACATCAGGAATTAGGCCAGGCTACTTTTGGAAAACAATGGCGCGGAGAACGTTCCGATTGGCTGCATTTAACGAAAATAAAAAACTGGCTTACCGAAATACATCAGGATGTAGCCAACCAACTTATTCCCCAGACAGTTCTTGAGTTTCTGGCGAGCGAACCAAATTTACCTTCTTTACAACTAACTGCACAGCAAATAGAGCAGAATTTACTAAACTACCGCACCCGCTTAGCCGAGGTAAAACAATTGCTCTTGCTGGATGAAGTTCTCCGCTTTGGTCAGGATAATTACTTCCGGGAACAATCTTTTACCGAACAATTAGGGCTGTTGCAACAATGGCAATCTCACTTACCTGAGTTGCACCAAATAGTAGGTTGGAATAATTTAACCGTTAGGTTACAACAAGAAGGCTTGCAGGAAATTACTAATCGTGCTACTAGCTGGCCCGAAGCAGCTCGTTATTTGTATCCGGCTTTCCAGCAAACCTGGTTGGAAGCGCTCCTGGAAAAAGCTTATACCGAACGGCCCGCATTGCAGCAGTTCCAGCGGGCAGGTCACGAAGAGGTTATTCAAAAGTTTAACCAGTTAGATACCTTAATGCTGGCGTATAACCGGGCAAAGCTGGCAATGGCGCACTGGCAGCATTTACCTTTGCACCAGGCCGGTGGGCAATTAGGTATTCTGCGCCGGGAATTTGAAAAAAAAGCTCGCCATTTACCTATTCGGCAATTAATGACTAAGGCCGGAAATGCTATTCAGGCAATTAAACCGGTATTTATGATGGGGCCACTTTCCATTGCCAACTTTCTACCACCCGAATGCTTGCAATTTGATTTAGTAATTTTTGATGAAGCTAGTCAGGTAAAACCCGTAGATGCGTTTGGAGCCATTTTGCGGGCCAAACAAGTGGTAGTAGTGGGCGATAGCAAACAAATGCCGCCAACGAGTTTTTTCGATTCATTGGTAAACGAAGAAGAAGCCGACGAAGAAAATATAACCACCGATGTAGAAAGTATACTGGGCTTGTTTGCCGCTCAGGGTGCACCGCAACGCATGTTGCGCTGGCATTACCGTAGCCGCCACGAATCGCTAATAGCGGTTTCGAACCAGGAATTTTACGAAAACCGTTTAGTTATTTTCCCGAGCCCGGATGCCGCCAGAAAAGAAATCGGATTACTGTACCATCATCTGCCGCACACCTTTTACCACCGCGGAAAAACGCGCACTAATCCGCAGGAAGCCGAGACTGTAGCCCAGGCAATTATGCAGCACGCCCGTACTCATCCGGAATTAACGCTGGGAGTAGCTGCTTTTAGTATGTCGCAAATGCAAGCCATAATTAACCAACTCGAGATTTTACGCAAAGCCGATCCAGCAACCGAAGCTTATTTTCAGGCTCATCCAAACGAACCATTTTTCGTGAAAAACCTGGAAAACGTGCAAGGCGATGAACGCGATGTAATTTTTATTAGTACCGGCTACGGCCGCACTGCCGACGGTAACTTAACCATGAATTTCGGGCCACTTAATAGTACGGGCGGCGAACGGCGTTTAAACGTATTAATTACCCGTGCCCGTCTGCGCTGCGAAATATTTACTAATTTATTACCCGATGATATTGATTTAAACCGCACACCTTCCCGCGGGGTACAGGCTTTTAAAACTTTCCTGACTTACGCTAAAAACGGGCACTTACTCCACGAAAACAGCAATGCCTTACCCTCAGAAACAGATAACTTGCCTTTTGAGCAAGTAATTTACGATGCTTTAACCCAACAAGGATATCAGTTAAAACCCAAGGTGGGCTCCGCCGGATTTTACGTGGATTTTGCCGTGGTTGATCCACAGCAACCCGGCCGTTATGTTTTAGGAATTGAATGTGATGGTGCCACTTATTATAGTGCTCGTTCGGCCCGCGACCGGGATCGGTTGCGCCAGTCCGTTTTGGCAAGCTTAGGCTGGAATTTGTACCACGTTTGGAGTACCGATTGGTTCCGGAACCCTGAAGCAGAATTAAAGCGTCTGATTTCGGCAATAGAACAAGCATTAAATAATACTCCATCAAAAGGAACGGTAAATAAAAGCAACCAGGAAGAACCCATAATAACCCGGCAGGCCGTTACCAATCAGGAGCAAACCACAGGCTTGCCGCTTTACCAGGTGGCTACTGTTCCGGTAAAATTAGTAAATCCAGAGTTAGCAGAAGTGCCCACTACTAAATTGGCCGATTGGATTTGGCAGATAGTGCAGGTAGAAAGTCCGGTACATATTACTGAAGTTACCCGGCGGCTAGCCGAGGCAAGCGCACTAACCAAAGTTGGCCCCCGGGTAAAAACCGCCGTAGAACAGGCCATTGATTTTGGTATCCTGCAGGGAGTTTTCCGGCGGGAAAAAGATTTTCTTTGGTTACCCACCATGGCGCATCCTCCCCTTCGCGATCGCAGTCAATTACCTGCTTCCTCCCGCAACATAGATTTTATTCCGGCGGCCGAAATCAAATTAATCATTCAAAAAGTGGTTACGCAATCTTACGGTCTGGCTACCGAAGAAGTGGCACCCACAGTTGCTAAATTAATGGGCTTTCTGCGGGTAACGGACGATATTCGGGAGCAAATTGAAGTGTTGGTAGAAGAACTGCTACAAGCCGGAATCTTAGCTCAGCAGGAAGATCATATTGTAAAAGCCCGTCCTTAG